GCCATCAGCAGCTTTTCGCACTTGCTCTAGTTCTTCATTACCTTTGACTTCTTCGCGCACTCTGCGCAGTTCACGCCAGATGGTAATTGAGGGAGATTTTTGAAATTGAAATTGGCGAATGCCCCACGTACTCGCCCATGCTTTTACCGGGTTAACAGCCTTAACGAGCTTTTCACCAGTTTCCGCGTCGTATTCGTTGGCTAACGCAAACCCGTCTATATTCTTACTTACATATTTAGCGATGTATGCCGCGGCACCACCTGTTTTGTTGCCATCTTTATCAAGCTTTGGTGGCTCCATTCTAATGGCCGTATAGCGAGGGCCGCTTGGGGTGTAATCCTTTTTGGGTTCTCGGGTATACACTTTGCGCTTTTTATTCAGGCCCCATATTCTACGAGCGCGAACATACTTGGCACGCAGTGATTTACGCTTTTTGAACCGTTCAAAAAAGACTGCTCTATCGTCTTTGGTAAAGTACCTACGCAGTATGTGATTAACTTGATGGTAATAACGCTCTGGCATCCACAGCAGCATATGCCAATGAGTACAGCCGTCTGCATGTGGCTCAGCAACGCGTATACCAAAATATGGGATTTCTTCACGGTCCAATTTTGCACGTGCCTGTGAATACAGTTTATTTAAGTAATTGCTTGCTTCTTTCGGTGTTGAGCCGTCCCATTTAGGAGAGTTCGCATGGAACCGGCTCGGGGTTGTAATGTTAAAAAACCCACCTACATAGCCCATTTCGTCCGCAAGTTCTTCAGTCTCGCGGATCCGTAGCATTAATTCATTACGCATGTTTTCAGGGTTAGCCACACCCGCTTCAACGGCTTTCATCAACGAAATTACATCGTTATGCTCATTTACTAGCTCGAGGCTTTCTAGATATCGTCTACCCCTTTCACGGTCTGCTTGGTACTCTTTAAGCGCTTGTTTAGAGCAATAAGCATTAATCCCCTTTCTTTTGGTGACCGAGCCTGTCTTTTTGTTATGTGTGGTAAATAGGTCCCGGCCCACCTCTCCGGTAGCGATCTCTAAATGCTCTAGATATCGGCGCCTAATGGTTTTTAATTTGCGTGCCCACCACTTGTGGCACTGGGCTTTTAATAGTGCCACTTCTGCATCTGGCTCGGTTAAATACTCGCCTTTTTCCTCAAAAGGTAACGTAACGCCATACTGCTCAGTAAAGTCAGCAATGGCGTTATAAAAATCAACCATACCCCAGTTTGATTGCTCAGCGGCTAAGTCAGTTAATACTTCAGTCACTTTGGCCGCGAGTTCGCTTGCGTGCTTCTTGGTTTTTTCTGCATTGGCTAAAATATGCCAAGGCAATGGCATATTATCTGTAATCTTCTTGAGTGTTTTTAGGCGGGGCTTAAGGGTGTTTACAGCACGTCTAAGCCAAGCGTTGGCTTGGTATTGGCATTTTAAGTGGTTTTTAAAATCTTCTGGCACGCCCTGTTGTGTGTGCTTACCAAACTCATATAATCGCTTACTGATCTCTAGTAGCTCATCCTTACCAGCGCTTGCTAGGCTTTCAAGTGATGAGTCATATTTAACTATAAAGCGCTTAGCAAAACGTAGCTGTAGTGGCTTTGGTACTTTGCTTAAACAGTCATATACAAAGTCAATCTCAGCTTGGTCGCCCAATGCACTAACTAGGGCCATTGCACTGCTAGTTACCAAGCCGCCAGCTTGTTTTGCAATGACTTTCTCTGCGTCTAATTCTGTTTGTGAACGGTCACGCTCAAATAGCTCAACACGCTTTGCTTTTGCTGCCTCTGCTGCTTTTAGCGTTTGCTCCGTTTGCCTCACAAAGCTGGCCTGAATACTTCTGGCACGCTTGCTAGCTACTATGTCGGCAGCAATATAATTATGATGGCGGTTGTTGTGTACTTTATTTAAGGCCGCAACAGCCTGTTTACTCAAACCTAAACTGGTTAAATCTATTCTATGAGGTGTAGTTGCAAGCACGTTACAAAACCAAGCGTTAGCAGGTTCGCTTGGGTTTGTAGGCTCGTCTTGATACCAAGCTTCTGGCTCAGGTGTTATTTTAGAGATATATTGTTTGGCTAATTTGTACTGGATATAAACGGTAAATCGCTGCAAGCCTTTTAACAATGTCGCTCTATGCGCATTATCCTTTACTTGCTTTGTGATGGTTACTACAGCTTTGCAAACCTCAAATGTTTTTATTGGCCATAAGCTCACTGGCATGTTCCCTTAAAAAGGGGCTTTCGCCCCATACAACTTGGAGAAGTTGGAATTTGAATTTAACCGGCTAGTGCTTTATAAATTGCTGATACATATTTGGCCTGATGAATGGCGTCATTCAATGCGTTATGTTTGGCGCCTTCAAATGGAATATCATATTTTGGATCTATCCCTTTTAAGGTTCTGCCTAGATCAACAACGGTTCTAACGTCACGGTTATTTTGGAACGGCCAAGGCTGACTGGCATTTAATCGTTTAAAAGCATTGGCTAAAATCACGTTGTCAAAACTTGAGCCATTTCCCCAGACTATTCTGTCTTTGTATTCTTCTATTTGCTCAATCCAATCTGTGAACTCATGTAAAGTTCCAATAAGTATCCAAGCTTCACCATTTGTGATTTCTTTGCGTGCCTGTTCATTTTGTTCAAGCCACCAAAGCACCGTGCTTGCATCCATTTCGCCATACTTCACAGCGTCTTCTAGGTCAATTTGCTGGTAGAACGAAGCACCAATGGCTCCTGTTGTTGGTTCAAAAAATACGGCGCCAATTGCAACTATTGCAGCGTTACTGCCCTGTCCCATAGTCTCTAAATCAAGCATTACGTGGTTCATATTGCTTCCTCTACTTGTTCAATTGGTAACGGCTCTCCACCCATTTGGGCTGCATTTAGCGCTGTTTTCATTTGGTCGTAAATGGGGGAAAACTCGGCATGCTCTTCGCTGATCATTTCAATGATTGGGAGTAAATCAGTTAGCGTGTCTTCGCACTGCATTAGCATATGTACTGTGCTTCTTTGATTGAGCAAACGGATTGTAAAATTGGCCTGTTCAACCGCGTGATGAACAATATTGCTAATTAGGCGCTGTGTTTTAGATAGATCTTGGTCTTTGATAGGGAGCATTTTTACTATTCCTTTGGTAATTAAATTAGATTACGGCTAGCTCTGCTGGGAGCCTAAACCCCTTGCAAAATACAAAGTGGGCGTATTCGATGGAGTCGGTTTTATTTGGTTTTTCAGGGTTAAAAGCACCACGCTTGCTATGCACATATACCGAGGCAAGCGGCACGGATTGCCACATGGGTTTTCGCTTTATACTTCCTAACCAATTGAGACGCTGCAACATGACAACCACACCGCCATCTCTAACCATTTTTAATGATTGATAAACAAACTCTTGTGAGAGCCTAAAAGGTGGATTAGTGATGATCATGTCGTACTGGTTATGCTCTGGCCCTGCTGGTTGCTGTAAAAAATCAACCCCCTTACGTTCTGCGCGAGAGTCAGTTCTTATATCCCAACTCTCGGCTACAAGGCCGTGATGAGCTAGCACTGTTGGGTAACTCATTTCGTACTTTTCACAACCGCCAGTAGACTCAGCCCAACCAATGGTTTGTTCAATCGCACGGGTTAGCTTGTTGTTAAGCTCTAGCTGCTCTTGGTACAAACGGTTTAGTCTGGCCAACTGTCTAGGCGAAGACATAAAGGTTCTAACCGGTGCTTTTACCTTTGGTGTAGACACACGCATAACCACTCCTAATGTTGCTTTATCGGTGTAACTACGCTGTCTGCACTGTAGCGTGGTGTATTTGGCTTGGCGCCATGATAAAAGCACTCAGGCTGCATGGCGTTCGCGTCGATAAACTCAATCACAATGTTGTTCAAAAACATCAAGCCATTACGCACTTTGTCGCGCTCGTCTAGGGTCATATCATTCCAGTGCTTATCTAGGTCTAAACGGCTGAACCCTGCTGTAAACAGCACCAGTTGGCGTTGCTTTTGGCTAAGTACGTTTGTAAAAATGTAGCCAGGCTTTTTACGGTGGTCGCCAATCATTGCTCGTATTTCGAGTAAGCCCTGCGGCTCTGCATTTGCCATGTTAAGCCTCCTTACTTTCTATGTAGCTATCTCTAAATTTTATAAGTTGGGCACGTCGATAATGATTTGATCTACCAAATGGAATAGCCGGTGGAAATCCATCTTTTTTTGCAAGTTCCCAAAATTTCTTGCGGCCACATCCAAGGAGCTTCATTGCATCTATTGTGGGTAATAGTTCGTCTTTTAGCTCTGACTCCTGTTGAGCTAGTTGCTGCTTAAGCTGTACGTTCTCGTTAAGCAATGTCATAAGAATGGCTTGTGCATCTGGAGAGATATTTAGCTGAGTTATAGCTTGAGTATTCATGCTGCTTGCTCCTTGGCTTCAAGTATTTGTTTTCCATATCTAGCGAAAAACGACTCTGTAGTCATCGAACGCCAAATATCAATATCGCTTGCTAGCCAGACAGTGCATCGGTGAGATACCTTCTGCGGTAGTGGAAACTTTCCTTCTCCCATCAACTTGTAAATATTTGAGCGCGACATAGCGCACTTTTCCTGCACCTGCTGTCTTTTTAAGAACACCTCTTTTGGGCCAACAACTTCACCAAGCAGATTTGTCCTAAACTTTGCATCTTCCATAGATCACCTCGAAACTATTGTTAGCACCTTGCATGGTTCCTTTTAGTAACTCGCATGTGCTAATCTTGTTTATAGATACTTTGATTTAATTAATAAAAACTAAAAGCGACCTTATAAGGACTCAGTCAAACCCTTAAAAGGATGCACTAGGAATAATATAGATCCACAGGTGGATACATGTCAAATACTATTGGCGAAAAGTTTCGATTAATCCGTAATACAACAGGCTTGAGTCAGCCCAAGTTTGCTGAGCTAGTTGGTATCAGCGTAAGCTCATATAAAAAATATGAAGGTGGCCACTCTGAGGTTGGCTCACAGCCTTTATTAACCATTGCTAATCACCCTGAGTTTAAGAAGTATGCCCTCTGGCTTATTACTGGCGATACGAAGCCTGAAGCTGGGCAATATTCACCAAGCGACAAAATTGAATTAGCAAATACGATAACCACGGAACAATTTGAAGAAAAATTCGTAGAGACAGTTTCCCAATCACTTTTAATGTTCTGTCATTTAGATTGGTTTAAACCTAACGTTGAAAAGCAGGTCGACTTTGATGATTGTGGAAAGTTAATTCTAAAAGACGTTAAGCCCTTGTTAGCCGCAAGGTATGCAGACGAAGAAAATACAAGTAAAACAGCATAAAAAAGCCCACTTAAAGCGGGTTTTTTAGTTGAATAAGTTTTAACTTGATCTTTCAGATTTGATTGTTAGGACTTAATCAAATCTGAAAATTGCACATGTGCCAGATTTGGCTGCTCAACAGAAACTCAATATCTTAAATCCAACTGCTATAACACCCTGTTAAGGGGCGGAAAATAGTTGGCTAAAATGTGTAGCGAAGCGAAACCCAGCCAACTGTTTGGAGCTTGTAATACGTAAATTACTTTGGCTCTACAACAATTCTTTCTTGTTGCCCTTTAAAGCGATAAACACGTTTAGTAACTTTAGAACCTTTACCAGAAATACCTATGTTTAAGGCACCATCGCTTGCTTTGAGCCCTGCGTTACCTTCCCCTGTACCTTCGTAATACTCTTCTATTTCTACTTCTTGAGCAGATTGTATTCGTTGAGCTATAGCCATTTCCTGGGCAACTCTAGCTTGCATTTCAGCCATTAACAATTCAACTCTCTGACGTTCGGCTTCATCAGTTAAAGTTGTGAGATCATTTGATTCAGATGCCTTTTTACTTTCTTGAGAAGCTCTAAGTAATGCTACGGCAGATGGGCCAATTATTGGTGTCGCAGCAACAGCAGCTTCTAAAGCTACTTCCCAATAATTAATGCCCGACTTATCTTTTTGTGACTTTGTATTTGATTTGCTTTCTGCTGGTTTAGTCATGACTTCCTCCCTTTACGTATAACGCTTGCCTAACCGGCGCGAAATAGCAGGCTAAAATTAGCGACGAAGGAGCGCAAGCCTGCTGTTTTGCGTCCTTTGGTTTAGGCACTTGTTATATTTTTTCCAACGACTTTAAATTAACCATGTGTAATAAATAGTTAATTTCATGAAACACTCTAAAGGATTCAATTACTTTTTTACAGTAATCAATCAGTAAAATCTCTTTGCTTTCAACTCGGTTAAGCCCTTCTTTTTTAGGGTAGTATTTTATTAGTTGAGTAGATGGATCATACTCCCATTTATAATGAGCCGTAGAGTTTCTTAGTTGATTATCTGCAATATCACTGGAAATTTTTAACCAAGGAGAGTCAATAAAACTAAGTTTTCTACCAAAATCAAGATCTGCGTAATCTTTCAGAGACTTAGGTTCCAAGTGTTTGTTTTTTGCGGATAGAGTAACTTCAAATATATTATGGTCATTTCTTTTTAATAAATTATTTATACCAGCAACAATCACAAACTGCCTAGATAAGACCTCTGATATATCTTTAAATAAGTCACTCACATATTCAAAGTCTTTTGTCGAAAGTAAAAAAGGAAGTTTCTTATCTTCATGATGATCAACATGATCTAAGAATAACGATGGTCTGAATATCACTTCTTTTGACAATAACTTTCGATATATTTTCACGGCATCGTTTATTGAATATTCAGTAAACTTACTACTACTAATCTCATTAGTAAAAGACTTCAGTGCAGTACTTGATGCTTTTTCTATTTCATTAATTTTATCTATAAATAGGTCAATTGAAGTATTCGTTGATTTTTGAGAGTTAAACGGTTCAATAATTTCAAATAAATATTTAAAAAGTAGTGCTTCCGCTTGAATGCTATCTAGGCTCTTTTCTTCAATATTCAGGTAGGATGAAACTTTTCTTGAAAATGGTTTATATTTCTTCTTTAAATAAAAACCAAGTGAATTTTTTATATCCACTATATTGTTTGAAATAGAATTCAAAAGAGCCATATCATGAGCATGTTTCGAGGTGCCCATTTCTCCACCTAACATATGAGACATAATAAATGGAGATATTAGAGGATGCGTATCATGTTCAAAAACAGGAAAATCTAAATGAAGATCTATATGGTAACCAGGATCTTTTATGGATTCTTTTACACCAATCATTGATAGCTCCTGCATTTCAGAAATATTAAAAGTTGATAATGCTCCGCATTCTTTACAGCTCAAATTTAATTCTTGTTCGCTTCGATTAGATAAACCAATCCTACATGAGAATGCATTTTCACACTCCTGACACTCAATAGTTCCTAAGTTTAAATTTCCCATTTATTGCGAATCTCCATAAAAATAGAACAATTTAATATCGAGCGATTGGGTCGTTTTTCTACAGCAATCTGTCTCGTTATTTTCCTATGGCTATTGATAGCAAATTTAGGAAATACATACCAGCATTGAAGTTACATTACATTGATCTAAATGTGAACACGACAAAAATGACCCTCAGGGTCGTTTTCCTGACTATGGAAGAAACTCAATGATTATGGCTATATAAAAAAGTAATTTAGGTGGAAGGATGAACGTCAGCTTTTCGCTCAAAGCCACCCCTAAAGCATTTACGTTAACTCATTATGGAGCAGGAATAAGTTAGCTTAACGACCGTTCGTAACTAAGCTATACAATTAAAGCGATTCTATTTTACAGCTTTAAGCATTGGCCGTTCTGCTTTAGGCCGCAGCTCAATCGGCTTACCAGCCGTAGTTAACACGTAGTTTTTAACTTTATGATGTGCCACTACTGTTTTTTCGTATGAAAGTAATTTGTTAGGTTCTGTAATAGCATCGTGTACTTCAAGTAGGATGTTATGTGAGGTAAAAGCTATACTTTCTGGCTCTACTTTCTCCTCAAACGTTTCTAGCAACAAACTAACTTGCAGCCCTGCTTTTTGTTCAATACCTTGATTACCATGTCCCTCTGCTAACGTTAAGGCTGTGCCAAAAACCAAGAACACTTTGCAAATTAACATTGCTACTAACAATTCCATTTTATACTTCCTTAATTCTTTTTAGATTTGCCAATTTACTGATTGGGTAAACAGCAACAACTGCTAATGTCATTAGATTAAGCACGACAACGCCATACTTATAGAGTGGAGATAACAGGTCTGAGTCTAACATTCCTCTTGATACAAACTGCATTAGCTGCAACGAGGTCATTAAAAATGTAATGTACAAACATCTTCTGGCCGTTGGTGAAAAGCTACAACCCCTTATCTTATGGAGCCCAAAGAGAGTAACAGCAAATAACATCGAACAGATGAACATACTAAAATAGAAAAACTGCCTAAGCTCTAGTTTCTCCATTCCTTCAATTGTGACTATATGTTGCGCCAAATTGGAGCTGATGAAGTGAAATACCATTACTGTTAGTGCAGATAAAAAGCATGAGTGCAATTCGTGATCCTGAATAGTTTTTAGGCTACTTTTTCCGCCAAAAAACAAGCTCCACTTTCTATTTTTAAATTTAAATAGTAGGTATAAAACAATTAGGATTTCTAAAACTCTAATTGCTCCCCCAGTGAACACAAAAAAGTCTGTCATGCTTTTCCTTAAACTTCTTTATCAAATGCTACGGTAGGCTAGCTTAAAACTTTGGCGGTTCTATACCGCCGCCTCCACCACTACCATAACTAGCAGCAGTATAATTTTGTCTCTCAACTTTTGGCGGCTCAATGCCATCACCACCACCGCCATTGCCACCCATTACTTTTGAGAGCATTGAGTGTTCAATAACCGTTTTCGACTCAGCAACCTTAGCGATTTCTGCGCGCGTTATTGTGCTTTGGTTAGTGTAGCTTGGCGGCTCAATACCACCGCCGCCGCCACCGTTACCACCTGTTATGCATTTCAATTCTTTCACATCAAGTGATTTGGAGTTCATTTTAAATCCTTATTTATTAAAGTTGATTAATCCTTACACTTGTTCACGTTATGTTAATATAATTAACACTGCATGACAACAAGCAAAGTTAGTTTATCGCAATCAATAGGCGGGCTACAAGCCAAACACTGTTTAAAAAAACAGTGTAATTTTAGCTGTAGCCACACTCATCTTAATTGCATTACT
This portion of the Pseudoalteromonas sp. GCY genome encodes:
- a CDS encoding replication endonuclease is translated as MSLWPIKTFEVCKAVVTITKQVKDNAHRATLLKGLQRFTVYIQYKLAKQYISKITPEPEAWYQDEPTNPSEPANAWFCNVLATTPHRIDLTSLGLSKQAVAALNKVHNNRHHNYIAADIVASKRARSIQASFVRQTEQTLKAAEAAKAKRVELFERDRSQTELDAEKVIAKQAGGLVTSSAMALVSALGDQAEIDFVYDCLSKVPKPLQLRFAKRFIVKYDSSLESLASAGKDELLEISKRLYEFGKHTQQGVPEDFKNHLKCQYQANAWLRRAVNTLKPRLKTLKKITDNMPLPWHILANAEKTKKHASELAAKVTEVLTDLAAEQSNWGMVDFYNAIADFTEQYGVTLPFEEKGEYLTEPDAEVALLKAQCHKWWARKLKTIRRRYLEHLEIATGEVGRDLFTTHNKKTGSVTKRKGINAYCSKQALKEYQADRERGRRYLESLELVNEHNDVISLMKAVEAGVANPENMRNELMLRIRETEELADEMGYVGGFFNITTPSRFHANSPKWDGSTPKEASNYLNKLYSQARAKLDREEIPYFGIRVAEPHADGCTHWHMLLWMPERYYHQVNHILRRYFTKDDRAVFFERFKKRKSLRAKYVRARRIWGLNKKRKVYTREPKKDYTPSGPRYTAIRMEPPKLDKDGNKTGGAAAYIAKYVSKNIDGFALANEYDAETGEKLVKAVNPVKAWASTWGIRQFQFQKSPSITIWRELRRVREEVKGNEELEQVRKAADGGDFKTFVTLMGGFGIGREARFKPAYQHTEFGNAYSECTKRLKGVVDKQSRCTLITRVHTWDKQPIGTAAANDNTYDASMHDANNVGAADLSWTSGNNCTPCPTGHRDGLLLDMIGYTEKEIAEFKKDLADGKKVHHNGRVYVIRGGQLLVMDEKDQNKAIKHDYVVHVAQTLAQKQADERRDEAVNSLAYWDVLEDDQLKALEEDGTVMAHGRVFYKEGDKLRSFKQLDFSDMDRAIAATPEKDHWREAREIVDLAFSLAEAGQRRLPSNCKYKKKLQLVGDMELARLIVSGLATDINTNDWWDIGFSMA
- a CDS encoding 3'-5' exonuclease → MNHVMLDLETMGQGSNAAIVAIGAVFFEPTTGAIGASFYQQIDLEDAVKYGEMDASTVLWWLEQNEQARKEITNGEAWILIGTLHEFTDWIEQIEEYKDRIVWGNGSSFDNVILANAFKRLNASQPWPFQNNRDVRTVVDLGRTLKGIDPKYDIPFEGAKHNALNDAIHQAKYVSAIYKALAG
- a CDS encoding SAM-dependent methyltransferase; this encodes MRVSTPKVKAPVRTFMSSPRQLARLNRLYQEQLELNNKLTRAIEQTIGWAESTGGCEKYEMSYPTVLAHHGLVAESWDIRTDSRAERKGVDFLQQPAGPEHNQYDMIITNPPFRLSQEFVYQSLKMVRDGGVVVMLQRLNWLGSIKRKPMWQSVPLASVYVHSKRGAFNPEKPNKTDSIEYAHFVFCKGFRLPAELAVI
- a CDS encoding helix-turn-helix transcriptional regulator, producing MNTQAITQLNISPDAQAILMTLLNENVQLKQQLAQQESELKDELLPTIDAMKLLGCGRKKFWELAKKDGFPPAIPFGRSNHYRRAQLIKFRDSYIESKEA
- a CDS encoding helix-turn-helix transcriptional regulator, which gives rise to MEDAKFRTNLLGEVVGPKEVFLKRQQVQEKCAMSRSNIYKLMGEGKFPLPQKVSHRCTVWLASDIDIWRSMTTESFFARYGKQILEAKEQAA
- a CDS encoding helix-turn-helix domain-containing protein, with the translated sequence MSNTIGEKFRLIRNTTGLSQPKFAELVGISVSSYKKYEGGHSEVGSQPLLTIANHPEFKKYALWLITGDTKPEAGQYSPSDKIELANTITTEQFEEKFVETVSQSLLMFCHLDWFKPNVEKQVDFDDCGKLILKDVKPLLAARYADEENTSKTA